The following DNA comes from Coleofasciculus sp. FACHB-1120.
CACTAAAAATTGCACTTTGGATTGGAGATTACCTACAGCAGCAACACGAGCGGAACTACTTAAATAACAATCAGTTAGCTGCAATGAATGGATTGCTAGATCAAATAGTAGAAGCTTTAACCAGCTGCGAACGCATTTTAGAAACACCCATTCCTTTAGCTTATGCGATTTACCTAAAGCGACTGTTGCTGATCTATGGGTTTGCGCTGCCATTTCAAATTGTCGATAGTTCCGGCTGGTGGACAGGGCTAGTTGTCGGTATAATTAGCTTTATTTTATTTGGCATTGAAGAAATTGGCAATGAAATTGAAAATCCTTTCGGACGCAATCCGAATGATTTGCCATTAGATGAGATTTGCACCACAATGATTGAGAATCTTGAAGATTTAACAAAGGTACAAGAGGAGAATTTGGGAGAAGTTTTGGCTTCTCAGGTTTGAAGTAGAAAGGAAATTAAAGTTTTTGAGAAAATGGATAGCATTCAGCTAACAGGAATTCGCTGTTATGGCTACACTGGCTACTTACCAGAAGAGCAGGTATTAGGGCAATGGTTTGAAGTGGACTTGACTTTGTGGCTAGATTTGGCACCAGCAGGCATCAGCGACGCAATAGAAGACACTCTAGATTACCGCCAGGTAATTTCGACAGTGAAGCATTTGGTGAAAACCGCTAAGTTTGCCCTAGTCGAAAAGTTAATCAGCGCGATCGCAGATGCCATTTTGGAATTCAAGCAAGTGTCACAAGTCCAAGTGCGGTTAACGAAACCGGGCGCACCGATTCCAGACTTTGGTGGCAAAATCACGATTGACATCACGAGAACGAATCAAAAGGGTAAGGGGTAATGGGTCATGAGTAATGGGAAAAAAACCATGAACCCGGATAAATTAGCAATTAGCGATTAGACTTGAGAGCAGTCTTTAGGA
Coding sequences within:
- the folB gene encoding dihydroneopterin aldolase, which codes for MDSIQLTGIRCYGYTGYLPEEQVLGQWFEVDLTLWLDLAPAGISDAIEDTLDYRQVISTVKHLVKTAKFALVEKLISAIADAILEFKQVSQVQVRLTKPGAPIPDFGGKITIDITRTNQKGKG